TGGCTCCAAACCTGTCAGCATGCTTAAAAAAACTGCTCCCGTGCTGCCTCTTTCAAGGATGAAACCTTGGGTTAAAAATCCACGAGCCACCCTATTGCTGGGAAAGTAGAGTAAACtgaaacagccactatggagaacaggatggaggttccttaaaaagctaaacataaaACTACCGTGTGACCTAGCAATCCTATTACTAGGCAtattccctgaaaaaaaaaaaaaaaaaaaaaaaacacacacacacacaatttgcaAAGATACACGCTGCAGCTCTCCTCCAGCTGCGCGGATCGGCCCGCGGCCTGCGGGCCGGAGTGAGCCCCATGGGTGCGCGGAGCGCGCGGCTCGGGGAGTGGGGGATGTGGGAGCACCGGACCTCGGAGCTGTCCCTGGGGCCCGCTTCTTCGCCGAGGGGGGCTGGGGACCACAGCTTGCGGAGCTGCTCCTGGGAAGCCGGGGCTGACGGCCGCGACGGCTCGGGCTCCTAGCGGCAGCCTCCGCTCCgccgcctccctctccctccccgcgCTTCCTCTCCGCCCACCGCGCTCCAGCCGCCCGGTCGCCGCCGGCTCAGTCCTCCGCCCCCCTGGAGCCGCCGCGCCCGCCCGCGCCCAGCCATGGGAGACCTCCCGGGCCTCGTGCGCCTCTCCATCGCCCTGCGCATCCAGCCGAACGACGGCCCGGTTTTCTACAAGGTGGACCGGCAGCGCTTCGGCCAGAACCGCACCATCAAGCTGCTCACGGGCTCCTCCTACATGGTGGAGGTGAAGATTAAGCCCACCACACTGCAGGTCGAGAACATTTCCATTGGTGGTGTGGTTGTCCCACTGGAACTGAAGTCTAAAAAGCCCGATGGGGACAGAATCGTATATACGGGAACATATGACACAGAAGGTGTGGCCCCGACCAAGAGCGGAGAACGGCAGCCCATCCAGATCACCATGCCGTTCACTGACATTGGGACCTTCGAGACGATGTGGCAGGTCAAGTTCTACAGTTACCACAAGCGAGATCACTGCCAGTGGGGAAGTCCCTTCTCCGTCATCGAGTACGAATGCAAGCCCAACGAGACCCGCAGTCTCACGTGGGTGAATAAGGAGTCCTTCCTCTGAAGACAGCACCTCCTGATGCTGCTGGACAGTCCCTTCAGAGACCCAGTTTTAGTTGACCCAGCACAAGCCTTCCCCGAGGCACACCACACCATTGCTGTGTCCTGTCGGGTGCCAAGGACCCATTAGCCCTGATTATTTTTGAAAGTG
This is a stretch of genomic DNA from Budorcas taxicolor isolate Tak-1 chromosome 17, Takin1.1, whole genome shotgun sequence. It encodes these proteins:
- the LOC128062513 gene encoding CB1 cannabinoid receptor-interacting protein 1-like, which produces MGDLPGLVRLSIALRIQPNDGPVFYKVDRQRFGQNRTIKLLTGSSYMVEVKIKPTTLQVENISIGGVVVPLELKSKKPDGDRIVYTGTYDTEGVAPTKSGERQPIQITMPFTDIGTFETMWQVKFYSYHKRDHCQWGSPFSVIEYECKPNETRSLTWVNKESFL